A window of the Thermus sp. LT1-2-5 genome harbors these coding sequences:
- a CDS encoding Gfo/Idh/MocA family oxidoreductase produces the protein MDATPKTPLWRYGQGVQADHYHFFMDRFKEAYRLELTVFFQALREGHPPSPGPLDALEVLRVALAATRSLKEGRVVLLQEVV, from the coding sequence ATGGACGCCACCCCCAAGACCCCCCTGTGGCGCTACGGTCAGGGGGTGCAGGCCGACCACTACCACTTCTTCATGGACCGCTTCAAGGAGGCCTACCGGCTGGAGCTTACGGTCTTCTTCCAGGCCCTGCGGGAGGGCCACCCCCCCAGCCCTGGGCCCCTGGACGCCCTGGAGGTCCTGCGGGTGGCCCTGGCCGCCACCCGAAGCCTGAAGGAGGGCCGGGTGGTGCTCCTGCAGGAGGTGGTATGA
- a CDS encoding DUF1902 domain-containing protein translates to MAPLLGRGRQNPTGRRILRAQAFWDEEAGVYVAKSPEVPGLATEGGTLEEPWAKLAGMVPELLEVNGVRVELPTELHIEANRAVACP, encoded by the coding sequence ATGGCACCCCTCCTAGGACGAGGAAGGCAGAATCCTACAGGTAGACGCATCCTCAGGGCGCAGGCTTTCTGGGACGAGGAGGCTGGGGTGTACGTGGCGAAAAGCCCGGAGGTGCCGGGGCTTGCCACAGAGGGGGGGACCTTGGAGGAGCCGTGGGCCAAGCTGGCGGGGATGGTCCCCGAGCTTCTGGAGGTGAACGGTGTGAGGGTTGAGCTTCCCACGGAGCTTCATATCGAGGCTAACCGGGCCGTGGCCTGCCCCTGA
- a CDS encoding ribbon-helix-helix protein, CopG family, protein MRLTVHLPEDLGRLLREAAANEGKSLSALTAEALAFYLRDRRRTALGRKVLERAGRVSLTEEVHRLLEEGRRDRP, encoded by the coding sequence ATGCGCCTCACCGTCCATCTACCCGAGGACCTAGGCCGCCTCCTGCGGGAAGCCGCCGCCAACGAGGGCAAGTCCCTCAGCGCCCTCACCGCAGAGGCCCTCGCCTTCTACCTGCGGGACCGCCGGCGCACCGCCTTGGGGCGGAAGGTGTTGGAGCGGGCCGGACGGGTTTCCCTCACCGAGGAAGTCCACCGCCTCCTGGAGGAGGGGCGGCGTGACCGCCCTTGA
- a CDS encoding Gfo/Idh/MocA family oxidoreductase — translation MRDPAPAPLDYLKTSGGIFVDQAIHDIDCARYLVGEVEAVHAWGAVRVDPRIGEMGDVDTTNLSLRFANGALGVIQNSSGRSTATTCAPRSLGPKASW, via the coding sequence ATGCGCGACCCGGCCCCGGCCCCGTTGGACTACCTCAAGACCTCGGGGGGCATCTTCGTGGACCAGGCCATCCACGACATTGACTGCGCCCGCTACCTGGTGGGCGAGGTGGAGGCAGTGCACGCCTGGGGGGCGGTGCGGGTGGATCCCCGGATTGGCGAGATGGGCGATGTGGACACCACCAACCTGAGCCTGCGCTTCGCCAACGGCGCGCTGGGGGTGATTCAGAACTCCAGCGGGCGGTCTACGGCTACGACGTGCGCACCGAGGTCTTTGGGGCCAAAGGCAAGCTGGTAA
- a CDS encoding ATP-binding cassette domain-containing protein, whose protein sequence is MTPLIELRKVSKYFGPVVALKDIDMKVYAGEVYCLLGDNGAGKSTLIKALSGVHTPSEGQILMEGKPVVFRSPRDALDRGIATVYQDLAMLPLMSISRNFFLGREPKRRWGPLTLYDAAFAARVAREELRKIGIDIRDPDQPVGTLSGGERQSVAIARAVYFGAKVLILDEPTSALGVKEAAVVLKYIVQAKARGLGVIFITHNVHHAWAVGDTFTVLNRGRSYGTFKKAEVTREQLLQMMAGGRSWKPCRWSSSSSPKKTPAPRPRWSSGWPRTCTNPTEDP, encoded by the coding sequence ATGACCCCCTTGATTGAGCTGCGCAAGGTGAGCAAGTACTTCGGGCCGGTGGTGGCCCTCAAGGACATTGATATGAAGGTTTACGCGGGCGAGGTGTACTGCCTTCTGGGGGATAACGGGGCGGGCAAGAGCACCCTCATCAAGGCCCTCTCAGGGGTGCATACCCCTTCGGAAGGCCAGATTCTGATGGAGGGGAAGCCGGTGGTCTTTCGCTCACCCCGCGACGCCCTGGACAGGGGCATCGCCACCGTCTACCAAGACCTGGCCATGCTGCCCCTGATGAGCATCAGCCGCAACTTCTTCCTGGGCCGGGAGCCCAAGCGGCGCTGGGGGCCCCTCACCCTCTACGACGCGGCTTTCGCGGCGCGGGTGGCGCGGGAGGAGCTGCGCAAAATCGGCATTGACATCCGCGACCCCGACCAGCCGGTGGGCACCTTGTCGGGGGGCGAGCGGCAGTCGGTGGCCATCGCCCGGGCGGTCTACTTCGGGGCCAAGGTGCTCATCCTGGACGAGCCCACCTCGGCCCTGGGGGTGAAGGAAGCTGCTGTGGTGCTCAAGTACATCGTTCAGGCTAAAGCCCGCGGCCTGGGGGTGATCTTCATCACCCACAACGTCCACCACGCCTGGGCGGTGGGGGACACCTTCACCGTGCTCAACCGGGGCCGAAGCTACGGCACCTTCAAGAAGGCTGAGGTCACCCGCGAACAGCTTTTGCAGATGATGGCCGGGGGGAGGAGCTGGAAGCCTTGTCGGTGGAGCTCGAGCTCATCGCCAAAAAAGACCCCAGCGCCGCGGCCCAGGTGGAGCAGCGGGTGGCCGAGGACCTGCACAAACCCAACTGAAGACCCATGA
- a CDS encoding AAA family ATPase: MGKITKLSIQGYRSINERIEIRFPLKQPVVLVGENNAGKSNIVKALQLVMGPSWPGSYDPADHEFFARDNSRPIEIEVEFDDSALLGGKFKQVRWRYNPSASDPVYFRGFDLDIYNGSKGNGRNIRSEDRDTCICMVVEAERSLQYHLSYSSKWTLLSRLMHRFHRALSGNQAVKGELEDLFRQVKSKFHEIQEFKGFLDGLQQELSDLFGSMSHRLDVDFEAYNPVNFFHALRLQAAEGNEPRTLDEMGTGEQQVLALAFAYAYAKAFHGGIILVIEEPEAHLHPLAQQWLARRLRSRCEEELQIVITTHSPTFLSIEGLEGLVLVYKDKGATHVRQITKQELVQHCINHGAPRDRVTKSNILPFYAASATSEILSGFFARVVVLVEGQTEALALPILLRKVGLDVEKEGIAILSVGGKGNLGKWYRLFTAYDIPCYVVFDNDSTDDRQAEKRRDALRAIGMKDEQQIKSVIEEEGWEISDSYTVFGKDYETTMREYFAKYNELEQRAREEEGIDTKPFVARWVAEKLLKDSGDKGWDKLTVMAEKLRSKLAPRSKLTRLEDPV, from the coding sequence ATGGGAAAGATTACGAAACTGTCAATTCAAGGTTATCGCTCCATTAACGAACGAATTGAGATTCGGTTTCCGCTGAAGCAACCGGTCGTGCTGGTCGGGGAAAACAACGCTGGAAAATCCAACATTGTTAAAGCGCTTCAACTCGTGATGGGCCCGTCTTGGCCAGGAAGTTATGATCCAGCGGATCACGAATTTTTTGCCAGGGATAACTCCCGTCCCATCGAGATCGAGGTAGAATTCGATGATTCGGCATTGCTGGGTGGTAAATTTAAGCAGGTCAGGTGGCGTTACAACCCATCTGCGTCTGACCCGGTTTATTTCCGAGGCTTTGACTTGGATATTTATAATGGTAGCAAGGGTAACGGGCGAAATATCAGAAGTGAGGATCGTGATACGTGTATCTGTATGGTTGTCGAGGCAGAGCGCAGCCTCCAATACCACCTGAGTTACTCCTCAAAATGGACGCTTCTGAGCCGGCTCATGCATCGTTTCCACCGAGCCCTGTCTGGGAACCAAGCCGTCAAGGGCGAACTTGAGGATCTGTTCCGTCAAGTCAAATCTAAGTTCCATGAGATTCAGGAATTCAAAGGGTTCCTTGATGGGCTTCAACAAGAGTTGAGCGATTTATTCGGAAGCATGTCGCATCGGCTCGACGTTGACTTCGAAGCCTATAACCCGGTGAACTTCTTTCACGCGCTGCGTCTTCAAGCCGCCGAAGGGAATGAACCTCGCACGTTGGACGAGATGGGAACTGGCGAACAGCAAGTCTTGGCGCTTGCCTTCGCTTACGCATACGCGAAGGCTTTCCATGGAGGTATTATTCTGGTCATCGAAGAACCGGAAGCCCATCTGCACCCGCTCGCCCAGCAGTGGCTTGCTCGCCGCTTAAGGTCTCGTTGTGAGGAGGAACTTCAGATTGTCATCACAACGCACAGCCCGACCTTTCTTTCCATCGAAGGGCTTGAGGGGCTGGTTCTGGTTTACAAAGACAAAGGTGCAACGCATGTCCGTCAGATTACAAAACAGGAATTGGTGCAGCACTGCATTAACCATGGCGCTCCACGGGACCGGGTAACGAAGAGCAATATTCTCCCGTTTTACGCAGCGAGTGCTACAAGTGAAATTCTATCGGGATTCTTCGCACGGGTGGTTGTTCTGGTAGAAGGGCAGACCGAAGCCCTTGCGCTACCGATCCTCTTGCGGAAGGTGGGTTTGGACGTAGAAAAGGAAGGTATCGCGATTCTCAGCGTGGGAGGAAAAGGCAACCTCGGCAAGTGGTATCGCTTGTTCACAGCCTACGACATACCCTGCTATGTTGTGTTTGACAATGATAGTACAGACGATCGCCAGGCTGAGAAACGTCGGGACGCATTGCGGGCGATAGGTATGAAAGATGAACAACAGATAAAAAGCGTCATAGAGGAAGAGGGTTGGGAAATCTCAGATTCCTATACAGTCTTCGGCAAAGATTACGAAACAACAATGCGGGAGTACTTTGCGAAATATAACGAACTTGAGCAAAGAGCTCGAGAAGAAGAGGGGATAGATACCAAGCCTTTTGTTGCTCGTTGGGTGGCGGAGAAATTGTTGAAAGATAGTGGGGACAAGGGCTGGGACAAGTTAACCGTGATGGCTGAAAAGCTACGCTCAAAACTTGCACCACGCTCAAAACTCACAAGACTCGAGGACCCTGTATAA
- a CDS encoding PIN domain-containing protein, whose protein sequence is MEGAEGVASGLSLIELLRLALKGALPKKDVNLLLQAIPAVCRVVWPDGRIGERAARLSHGLSLPLVDALILATALEAGARVLYTTDAHLEAYQGRLRVARL, encoded by the coding sequence GTGGAGGGAGCGGAAGGCGTGGCCTCGGGTCTAAGTCTGATAGAGCTCCTCCGCCTTGCCCTCAAAGGGGCCCTTCCCAAAAAGGACGTCAACCTCCTCTTGCAGGCCATCCCGGCGGTGTGCCGGGTGGTCTGGCCCGACGGGCGGATCGGGGAGCGGGCGGCCCGCCTCTCCCATGGCCTCTCCCTACCCTTGGTGGACGCCCTGATCCTGGCCACGGCCCTGGAGGCGGGAGCCCGGGTGCTCTACACCACGGACGCCCACCTCGAGGCCTATCAGGGCCGACTCCGAGTGGCGCGCCTCTAG